The proteins below come from a single Rhizobium sp. BT04 genomic window:
- a CDS encoding pseudouridine-5'-phosphate glycosidase, which yields MTKPISPLLPIAYSKEVSSAKQRGAPLVALESTIITHGMPYPGNIEMARSVETIIREQGAVPATIAVIHGTLHIGLEAGELEQLAKATEVMKVSRADLAFAIAERRTGATTVAATMIAAARAGIRVFATGGIGGVHRGAEESFDISADLEELARTGVIVVCAGAKAILDIPKTLEVLETRGVPVVTYESEEFPAFWSRSSGIRSPLALNSPAAIANFQTVREQLGIDGGMLVANPVPEADEIAREEMEIYIERALDSAERDEITGKAVTPYLLSTIFDLTDGQSLKTNIALVENNARLAAEIAVALGE from the coding sequence ATGACCAAACCCATCTCTCCTCTTCTGCCGATCGCCTATTCGAAGGAGGTATCGAGCGCCAAGCAGCGCGGCGCGCCGCTGGTGGCGCTGGAATCGACGATCATCACCCACGGCATGCCCTATCCCGGCAATATCGAGATGGCCCGTAGCGTCGAGACGATCATTCGCGAACAGGGTGCGGTGCCGGCAACGATCGCCGTCATCCACGGCACGCTGCATATCGGCCTTGAAGCCGGCGAACTGGAGCAGCTCGCCAAGGCGACCGAAGTGATGAAGGTGTCGCGCGCTGATCTTGCCTTCGCGATCGCCGAGCGCCGCACCGGCGCCACCACCGTCGCGGCGACGATGATTGCGGCCGCCCGCGCCGGTATCCGCGTCTTTGCCACGGGCGGCATTGGCGGCGTGCATCGCGGCGCCGAGGAAAGCTTCGATATCTCGGCCGATCTCGAGGAGCTCGCCCGCACCGGCGTCATCGTCGTCTGCGCCGGCGCCAAGGCGATCCTCGATATTCCGAAGACGCTTGAGGTGCTGGAAACCCGCGGCGTTCCCGTCGTCACCTATGAAAGCGAAGAATTCCCCGCTTTCTGGTCGCGCTCCTCGGGCATCCGTAGCCCGCTGGCGCTGAACAGCCCGGCGGCAATCGCCAATTTCCAGACGGTACGCGAACAGCTCGGCATCGACGGCGGCATGCTGGTTGCCAATCCGGTGCCGGAGGCCGACGAGATCGCGCGCGAGGAGATGGAAATCTATATCGAGCGGGCTCTTGATAGCGCCGAACGCGACGAGATCACCGGCAAGGCGGTAACGCCGTATTTGCTCTCGACCATCTTCGACCTGACGGACGGCCAGAGCCTCAAGACGAATATTGCGCTGGTTGAGAATAACGCGCGGCTTGCGGCTGAGATTGCGGTGGCGCTGGGTGAGTGA
- the cckA gene encoding cell cycle histidine kinase CckA, which yields MTKPRQADDYNAPLVDRGGRSGTVLRILLLALVLIAAAGGFVFFKKSLDNEIVLGGLGVLAMVGIFFLVSSVIGFIEVMPQRQSDSLARAFLNSHPDGTLITDEKGRIIYANAAYGALTGARKATEVQTLETLLSRHRESNEALYRLVNGLREGKEGREEFRLLRAVGPGSNSSGAHWYRLKARLLQPEENGGKPLQIWQITDITTERDDQERFFKELQNAIDYLDHAPAGFFSAGRKGEIFYLNATLAEWLGLDLTKFVPGSMTIGDVVAGEGLALIQSVQAEPGLKKTVTLDLDLRKTNGQSLPVQIIHSVTSMRDGAPGESRTIVLAREKSDAGGQSASAAAMRFTRFFNNTPMAIASVDGDGRILRTNAPFLKLFSGVVSRDDLEKAPHLETIVQESDRPQLAEALAAAKDRQGDIAPLDTRTPTDEARYFRFYVNAVIDQSDEAPEEAAIVYAVEVTEQKALEAQMAQTQKMNAVGTLAGGIAHDFNNVLTAILLSSDHLLLQARPADASFADLMEIKRNANRAAVLVRQLLAFSRKQTMRPSVLNLTDVVGDLRMLVDRLLSGTNVKLDVQYGRDLWPVKTDLSQFEQVLINLCVNARDAMPEGGTLTLRTKNLTAAEVSAFNYSYMPAEDMVLVEVADNGTGIAPEIMDKIFEPFFTTKDVGKGTGLGLAMVYGIVKQSGGYIQPESEVGKGTTFRVFLPRHIPEPAVTAEAGSIDGAIAGASPQPAAQQPQQPEDLTGSAVILLVEDEEAVRRGGKRMLETRGYTVHEAGSGVEALAIMEELEGKVDIVVSDVVMPEMDGPTLLRELRKTYPDMKFIFVSGYAEDAFARNLPPESKFGFLPKPFSLKQLAVVVKETLEG from the coding sequence ATGACGAAACCGCGTCAGGCCGACGACTATAACGCACCGCTTGTGGATCGTGGGGGGCGTTCTGGCACGGTTTTGCGCATCCTTTTGCTGGCGCTCGTGTTGATCGCAGCCGCCGGCGGCTTCGTCTTCTTCAAAAAATCACTCGACAACGAGATCGTGCTCGGCGGCCTTGGTGTGCTTGCCATGGTCGGCATCTTCTTTCTGGTATCCTCAGTCATCGGCTTCATCGAGGTGATGCCGCAGCGCCAGTCCGACAGCCTGGCGCGCGCCTTCCTCAACAGCCATCCCGACGGGACTTTGATCACCGACGAAAAGGGTCGGATCATCTATGCCAATGCCGCCTACGGCGCCCTGACCGGGGCGCGCAAGGCGACCGAGGTGCAGACGCTGGAAACGCTGCTGTCGCGCCACCGCGAATCGAACGAGGCGCTCTACCGGCTGGTCAACGGCCTGCGCGAGGGCAAGGAAGGCCGGGAAGAGTTCCGCCTGCTGCGCGCCGTCGGGCCCGGCAGCAACAGTTCCGGCGCCCATTGGTACCGGCTGAAGGCGCGGCTGTTGCAGCCGGAGGAAAACGGCGGCAAGCCGCTGCAGATCTGGCAGATCACCGATATCACCACCGAGCGCGATGACCAGGAGCGGTTCTTCAAGGAGTTGCAGAACGCGATCGACTATCTCGACCATGCGCCGGCCGGGTTCTTTTCCGCCGGCCGGAAGGGCGAGATTTTCTATCTCAATGCGACGCTTGCCGAGTGGCTGGGTCTCGACCTCACCAAGTTCGTGCCGGGCTCGATGACGATCGGCGACGTCGTGGCGGGCGAGGGGCTGGCGCTGATTCAGTCGGTGCAGGCCGAACCGGGGCTGAAAAAGACGGTGACGCTCGATCTCGATCTGCGCAAGACCAACGGCCAGAGCCTGCCGGTGCAGATCATCCACAGCGTCACCTCGATGCGCGACGGCGCACCCGGCGAAAGCCGGACGATCGTGCTGGCGCGTGAAAAGAGCGATGCCGGCGGCCAGTCCGCTTCGGCCGCTGCCATGCGCTTTACCCGCTTCTTCAACAACACGCCGATGGCGATCGCCTCGGTCGACGGTGACGGGCGTATCCTGCGGACCAATGCGCCGTTCCTGAAGCTGTTCTCCGGCGTCGTCTCGCGTGACGACCTCGAAAAGGCGCCGCATCTCGAAACCATCGTCCAGGAGAGCGACCGGCCGCAACTGGCCGAGGCGCTGGCGGCGGCCAAGGACCGGCAGGGCGACATCGCGCCCCTCGACACCCGTACGCCGACCGACGAGGCGCGCTATTTCCGCTTCTATGTCAATGCGGTCATCGATCAGAGCGACGAGGCGCCCGAGGAAGCGGCAATCGTCTATGCCGTCGAGGTGACCGAGCAGAAAGCGCTGGAAGCACAGATGGCGCAGACACAGAAGATGAATGCAGTCGGCACGCTTGCCGGCGGCATCGCGCATGATTTCAACAACGTGCTGACGGCGATCCTGCTTTCCTCCGATCATCTGCTGCTACAGGCACGGCCCGCCGATGCCAGTTTCGCCGACCTGATGGAGATCAAGCGCAATGCCAACCGCGCTGCCGTGCTGGTGCGCCAGCTTCTCGCCTTCTCGCGCAAGCAGACGATGCGGCCCTCGGTGCTGAACCTCACCGATGTCGTCGGCGACCTGCGCATGCTGGTCGACCGGCTGCTCTCCGGCACCAACGTCAAGCTCGACGTGCAATATGGCCGCGACCTCTGGCCTGTCAAAACAGACCTCTCGCAATTCGAGCAGGTGCTGATCAATCTGTGCGTCAATGCGCGCGACGCGATGCCGGAGGGCGGCACGCTGACGTTGCGTACCAAAAACCTGACCGCCGCCGAAGTCTCCGCCTTCAACTATTCCTACATGCCGGCCGAAGACATGGTGCTGGTCGAAGTTGCCGATAACGGCACGGGTATCGCGCCGGAGATCATGGACAAGATCTTCGAGCCCTTCTTCACCACCAAGGATGTCGGCAAGGGCACCGGCCTCGGCCTCGCCATGGTCTACGGCATCGTCAAGCAATCGGGCGGCTACATCCAGCCGGAATCAGAAGTCGGCAAAGGCACGACGTTCCGTGTTTTCCTGCCGCGCCACATCCCGGAGCCGGCGGTGACCGCAGAAGCGGGTTCGATCGACGGTGCCATCGCCGGGGCCAGCCCGCAGCCCGCAGCCCAACAGCCGCAGCAGCCGGAGGACCTGACGGGATCGGCAGTCATCCTTCTCGTCGAGGACGAGGAAGCGGTGCGCCGCGGCGGCAAGCGCATGCTGGAAACGCGCGGCTATACCGTGCATGAGGCGGGCTCCGGCGTCGAGGCGCTCGCCATCATGGAAGAATTGGAAGGCAAGGTCGATATCGTCGTTTCCGACGTGGTGATGCCCGAAATGGACGGGCCGACGCTGCTTCGCGAGCTGCGCAAGACCTATCCCGACATGAAATTCATCTTCGTTTCCGGCTATGCCGAAGACGCCTTTGCCCGCAACCTGCCGCCGGAGTCGAAATTCGGGTTCTTGCCGAAACCGTTTTCGCTGAAGCAGCTGGCGGTGGTGGTGAAGGAGACGTTGGAAGGGTGA
- a CDS encoding flagellar biosynthetic protein FliO, protein MTMLDDVVGAYGSRFLLAAGGVGLALLLLILVLWVIRRRAPSPFVRGGRNRQPRLQVLDAAAVDARRRLVLVRRDDVEHLIMIGGPSDIVIESRILPEAADQPESVNRPQPVEQRPISPARPETPPVSPPRAPVAAPVAAPVAALGAARIEPAAEPSFSAPASPEPRPRPEPLAQPPAPPAAAPPVATSPLPATPATAPLSAERDIPLPAAPRPPERPVVPPAAQPAPFHDTVSAAEILDAARQRVLPQQRIEPEVSTPPVQHMPAAARAAPGTAEDDVATQSAAGIRHDFQRVLEQEMSNNLTAERIVPPPANQAPRQAVSQPGNLPRRDPELAPITGADTELQKEVARIFGEMSVNRDK, encoded by the coding sequence GTGACTATGTTGGATGATGTTGTCGGAGCTTATGGCAGCCGTTTCCTGCTTGCCGCCGGTGGCGTCGGTCTGGCGCTTCTCCTCCTCATCCTCGTGCTCTGGGTCATCCGCCGCCGGGCGCCCTCGCCCTTCGTGCGCGGCGGCCGCAACCGCCAGCCCCGCCTGCAGGTGTTGGATGCCGCAGCTGTCGATGCCCGTCGCCGGCTGGTGCTGGTCCGCCGCGATGACGTCGAACACCTGATCATGATCGGCGGCCCGAGCGATATCGTCATCGAAAGCCGCATCCTGCCCGAAGCGGCTGACCAGCCGGAAAGCGTCAATCGCCCGCAACCGGTCGAGCAGCGTCCGATATCCCCAGCGCGGCCGGAAACGCCACCGGTTTCTCCGCCCCGCGCCCCAGTCGCAGCCCCTGTTGCCGCTCCAGTTGCAGCCCTTGGTGCAGCCCGAATCGAGCCGGCCGCCGAGCCTTCCTTCTCCGCGCCGGCTTCGCCAGAGCCGCGCCCGCGCCCAGAACCGTTAGCCCAACCGCCTGCCCCGCCGGCCGCGGCACCGCCGGTGGCCACGAGCCCCCTTCCGGCAACCCCTGCGACAGCGCCGCTGTCGGCCGAACGCGACATTCCTCTGCCTGCCGCCCCGCGCCCGCCGGAGCGCCCCGTCGTTCCCCCAGCCGCGCAGCCCGCACCGTTTCACGATACCGTAAGTGCGGCCGAGATACTCGATGCCGCCCGCCAGCGTGTGCTTCCGCAGCAGCGCATCGAACCCGAGGTCTCCACCCCGCCTGTTCAGCACATGCCTGCGGCCGCGCGCGCCGCACCTGGTACGGCCGAAGACGATGTGGCTACGCAGTCGGCAGCGGGGATCCGCCATGATTTCCAGCGGGTGCTGGAACAGGAGATGTCGAACAATCTGACAGCCGAGCGCATCGTGCCGCCGCCGGCGAACCAGGCGCCCCGCCAAGCCGTATCGCAGCCGGGCAACCTGCCGCGCCGCGATCCCGAGCTTGCTCCCATCACCGGCGCCGATACGGAACTGCAGAAGGAAGTCGCCCGGATTTTCGGCGAAATGAGCGTCAATCGCGATAAATGA
- a CDS encoding DUF1062 domain-containing protein, which yields MCDTLRVRWTIIPKTAPQPWIACGGCGGMRAFQSSGKIRLNANGRKLDAWLIYKCLTCERTWNRPILERRNVRDIDPAILEALQSNDPDWIRAETFNLDALRHKSLRVDEFAEFEIAKEMQHEAADWTRLTIELAVPFPTSTRLDRLLASELTVSRSRLQALHAEGMVRTDPERVDIMRRRIRNGTLVVIDLSMEAEREQSWKPLATGDPL from the coding sequence ATGTGCGATACGCTTCGGGTCCGATGGACCATTATTCCCAAAACAGCTCCCCAGCCTTGGATTGCATGCGGTGGATGCGGAGGCATGAGAGCCTTCCAGTCCAGCGGCAAGATCCGGCTCAACGCCAACGGCCGCAAGCTGGACGCTTGGCTTATCTACAAATGCCTGACCTGCGAAAGGACATGGAACCGGCCGATCCTCGAGCGCCGGAATGTCCGCGACATCGATCCTGCAATCCTCGAGGCGCTGCAATCCAACGATCCGGACTGGATCCGGGCAGAGACCTTCAACCTCGATGCTCTCCGACACAAATCGCTGCGTGTGGATGAGTTTGCCGAATTTGAAATCGCAAAGGAGATGCAACACGAAGCTGCAGATTGGACGAGACTAACAATCGAACTGGCGGTCCCGTTCCCAACAAGCACACGCCTCGACCGTCTGCTGGCGTCCGAGCTGACGGTTTCACGTTCGAGACTGCAGGCCCTGCACGCGGAAGGCATGGTCCGGACGGATCCTGAGCGAGTAGACATCATGCGGCGACGGATCAGGAATGGCACCCTTGTGGTGATCGACCTCTCCATGGAGGCCGAGCGAGAGCAATCGTGGAAACCTCTGGCGACAGGAGATCCGCTGTAA
- the dksA gene encoding RNA polymerase-binding protein DksA, with protein sequence MSEKIDLSNYVPSEEEEFMNVNQRAYFRTKLVAWRNDILREARETLDHLAEESANHPDLADRASSETDRAIELRARDRQRKLISKIDAALQRIEDGTYGYCEETGEPIGLKRLDARPIATLSIEAQERHERREKVYRDE encoded by the coding sequence TTGAGTGAGAAGATCGATCTTAGCAATTACGTTCCCTCGGAAGAGGAAGAGTTCATGAACGTAAACCAGCGTGCCTACTTCAGGACCAAGCTGGTTGCATGGAGAAATGATATCCTTAGAGAAGCGCGCGAAACGCTCGACCATCTGGCCGAGGAAAGCGCAAACCATCCCGACCTCGCCGACCGGGCGTCGTCGGAAACCGACCGGGCGATCGAACTTCGCGCCCGTGATCGGCAGAGAAAGCTGATTTCCAAGATCGACGCAGCACTGCAGCGCATCGAAGACGGCACCTACGGCTATTGCGAGGAAACCGGCGAACCGATCGGCCTCAAGCGTCTCGACGCCCGCCCGATCGCGACGCTGTCGATCGAGGCGCAGGAGCGCCACGAACGCCGCGAAAAAGTCTATCGCGACGAATAA
- a CDS encoding histidine phosphatase family protein, which yields MTVPLPPPNRIYLLRHAEAAWAEPGQRDFDRPLNEKGFGDAEIIADKAADKGYRPDLLISSTALRCRDTADAVYRAIGLSLEVRYVDALYNATVDNYIEIVDSQEVAAVMLVGHNPTMEQALEVLIGHEAMVRALPGGFPTAGLAVVDYDASATAWRLTDFVVV from the coding sequence ATGACCGTACCGCTGCCTCCGCCCAACCGCATCTATCTCCTGCGCCATGCCGAGGCCGCCTGGGCCGAACCCGGACAGCGCGATTTCGACCGGCCGCTCAACGAAAAAGGCTTTGGCGATGCCGAGATCATCGCCGACAAGGCTGCCGACAAGGGCTATCGCCCCGATCTTCTGATCAGCTCAACGGCATTGCGCTGCCGCGATACGGCCGATGCGGTGTATAGGGCGATCGGCCTCTCGCTCGAGGTTCGTTATGTCGACGCGCTCTACAACGCCACTGTTGATAACTATATCGAGATCGTCGATTCGCAGGAGGTGGCCGCCGTCATGCTGGTCGGCCACAATCCGACCATGGAACAGGCGCTGGAGGTGCTGATCGGCCATGAGGCTATGGTCCGCGCCCTTCCCGGCGGCTTCCCGACGGCGGGCCTTGCCGTCGTCGATTACGACGCTTCCGCCACCGCCTGGCGCCTCACGGATTTCGTGGTCGTCTGA